Proteins from a single region of Neodiprion virginianus isolate iyNeoVirg1 chromosome 4, iyNeoVirg1.1, whole genome shotgun sequence:
- the LOC124302714 gene encoding NADH-cytochrome b5 reductase-like isoform X2, with protein MSCNDGEDERPVTPLESDCCGYGCNPCIHDVHRDLIDKWERRRISEAGFSVRKNVLSLTKYKSFVISELKQACANCIFIRLNYGGLEDADTQLFLSPGQHVILRTSISSRPYTPISWTTNSLLLLVKIYSNGKFSKSLGQMKVGEDIEVRGPYGEFRYQPNSFEEILMLSIGTGIAALYPIAKSIVDDELEESRIHLICGFKSHAHIPLANELRDLSHYWNFSCTIKLSQIDNPLKS; from the exons ATGAGTTGCAATGATGGCGAAGATGAGCGTCCAGTTACACCCCTGGAATCAGACTGTTGTGGATACGGGTGTAATCCTTGTATACATGACGTTCATCGAGATTTGATTGATAAATGGGAGAGAAGACGGATATCAGAAGCAGGGTTTTCTGTCCGAAAGAATGTTTTATCGcttacaaaatacaaatctTTTGTCATTTCCGAATTAAAACAAGCCTGCGCTAATTGTATTTTCATCCGATTGAACTACGgag GTTTAGAAGATGCAGatacacaattatttttaagtCCTGGTCAACATGTGATACTGCGTACCTCAATCTCATCGAGACCCTACACCCCAATATCATGGACTACTAACTCGTTACTTCTCTTAGTTAAAATATATTCTAATGGAAAATTTAGCAAATCTTTAGGACAAATGAAAGTTGGCGAAGATATCGAAGTTAGAGGCCCTTATGGAGAATTTCGTTATCAGCCTAATAG ctTTGAAGAAATCCTTATGCTCAGTATTGGAACTGGTATAGCAGCCCTGTATCCAATTGCAAAATCAATAGTCGATGACGAATTGGAAGAAAGCAGGATACATTTGATATGCGGATTCAAGTCGCATGCTCACATCCCTTTGGCCAACGAATTGCGTGACTTATCACATTATTGGAACTTTTCTTGTACAATTAAACTGTCCCAAATAG atAATCCATTGAAGTCTTAA
- the LOC124302714 gene encoding NADH-cytochrome b5 reductase-like isoform X1 — MSCNDGEDERPVTPLESDCCGYGCNPCIHDVHRDLIDKWERRRISEAGFSVRKNVLSLTKYKSFVISELKQACANCIFIRLNYGGLEDADTQLFLSPGQHVILRTSISSRPYTPISWTTNSLLLLVKIYSNGKFSKSLGQMKVGEDIEVRGPYGEFRYQPNSFEEILMLSIGTGIAALYPIAKSIVDDELEESRIHLICGFKSHAHIPLANELRDLSHYWNFSCTIKLSQIDSAKRINGVRIESSHLEENTVTRFLESRSPKSTLVLICGTPEFNKAATQWISALKFINFHVFD; from the exons ATGAGTTGCAATGATGGCGAAGATGAGCGTCCAGTTACACCCCTGGAATCAGACTGTTGTGGATACGGGTGTAATCCTTGTATACATGACGTTCATCGAGATTTGATTGATAAATGGGAGAGAAGACGGATATCAGAAGCAGGGTTTTCTGTCCGAAAGAATGTTTTATCGcttacaaaatacaaatctTTTGTCATTTCCGAATTAAAACAAGCCTGCGCTAATTGTATTTTCATCCGATTGAACTACGgag GTTTAGAAGATGCAGatacacaattatttttaagtCCTGGTCAACATGTGATACTGCGTACCTCAATCTCATCGAGACCCTACACCCCAATATCATGGACTACTAACTCGTTACTTCTCTTAGTTAAAATATATTCTAATGGAAAATTTAGCAAATCTTTAGGACAAATGAAAGTTGGCGAAGATATCGAAGTTAGAGGCCCTTATGGAGAATTTCGTTATCAGCCTAATAG ctTTGAAGAAATCCTTATGCTCAGTATTGGAACTGGTATAGCAGCCCTGTATCCAATTGCAAAATCAATAGTCGATGACGAATTGGAAGAAAGCAGGATACATTTGATATGCGGATTCAAGTCGCATGCTCACATCCCTTTGGCCAACGAATTGCGTGACTTATCACATTATTGGAACTTTTCTTGTACAATTAAACTGTCCCAAATAG ATAGCGCTAAAAGAATAAACGGCGTTAGAATAGAAAGCAGTCACTTAGAGGAGAACACTGTAACAAGATTCTTAGAATCTCGGTCACCAAAATCTACTCTAGTGCTAATTTGTGGTACTCCAGAGTTTAATAAAGCTGCTACTCAATGGATTTCAGctttaaaatttatcaattttcacgtttttgaTTGA
- the LOC124302711 gene encoding transcriptional repressor protein YY1-like isoform X1, translated as MASAEINMASSDIITEVEIQPDIQEVEIETIPVEIPCETVETTIEGEDGQPMIALQSLPEPGREEIILQTQEEIVGGDPLSVYDQIPVPDNDIYVESSPGPSRKGPKKARKGGNSRFRAPDHTIFGDMGTETKARKWEQKQVQIKTLEGEFSVTMWASGTDDGSVLLASHLVDVPDEGSNPEPDPDYTEYMTGKSVAKFNHSGSSVSDGMPGLDLSDPKQLAEFARPGHKLKVRKPPSIDGVERTIACPHKGCTKMFRDNSAMRKHLHTHGPRVHVCAECGKAFVESSKLKRHQLVHTGEKPFQCTFEGCGKRFSLDFNLRTHVRIHTGDRPYVCPFDGCSKKFAQSTNLKSHILTHAKAKSRNAIGRQVSQIQLQQPQFVQVEVADVDNQQFIVYAD; from the exons ATGGCGTCAGCGGAGATTAATATGGCGTCCTCAGACATAATAACCGAAGTGGAGATTCAACCAGATATCCAGGAAGTCGAAATCGAGACTATACCAGTGGAAATACCCTGTGAAACTGTAGAAACGACGATCGAAGGGGAGGATGGGCAGCCCATGATCGCATTGCAGTCTCTGCCTGAGCCAGGGCGTGAAGAAATCATATTGCAAACGCAAGAAGAAATAGTTGGTGGAGACCCACTGAGCGTTTACGATCAAATACCAGTGCCAGACAACGATATTTATGTTGAATCAAGCCCGGGACCTTCCAGGAAAGGTCCCAAAAAAGCGCGTAAGGGCGGTAATTCCAGATTTAGAGCCCCGGATCACACAATATTTGGAGACATGGGGACGGAGACGAAGGCTAGGAAGTGGGAGCAGAAACAGGTGCAGATTAAAACACTGGAAGGCGAGTTCTCCGTTACGATGTGGGCATCGGGAACCGATGACG GGAGTGTCCTATTAGCGTCTCACCTGGTGGATGTTCCAGATGAGGGTTCCAACCCAGAGCCCGATCCAGACTACACAGAATACATGACTGGCAAGTCTGTGGCAAAATTCAACCACTCTGGTAGTTCGGTTTCTGACGGTATGCCAGGTCTTGATCTTTCTGATCCGAAACAATTGGCAGAATTCGCACGCCCAGGCCACAAATTAAAAGTACGCAAGCCGCCCAGCATAGATGGAGTCGAACGTACTATCGCCTGCCCACACAAAGGATGTACGAAGATGTTTCGTGACAATAGCGCGATGCGCAAACACCTTCACACCCATGGCCCCAGGGTACATGTATGCGCTGAGTGCGGGAAGGCCTTTGTTGAGAGCTCCAAGTTGAAGAGACACCAACTTGTCCACACTGGGGAAAAGCCTTTTCAATGTACCTTCGAAGGATGTGGAAAACGCTTCAGTTTGGACTTTAACCTACGAACTCATGTTAGAATTCACACAGGAGATCGACCTTACGTTTGCCCTTTCGACGGATGTAGCAAAAAATTTGCTCAATCTACGAACTTAAAATCTCACATACTGACTCATGCAAAGGCTAA atctCGCAATGCTATCGGTAGACAGGTATCACAGATTCAATTACAGCAACCACAATTTGTTCAGGTGGAAGTCGCTGATGTAGATAACCAACAGTTCATCGTGTATGCTGATTAG
- the LOC124302712 gene encoding uncharacterized protein LOC124302712 isoform X2: MDPHECSEIISRHPELILVSNNPVTWEGMLSVTVNAAEKSKVRIKLTLPNFPALNGATLSFGKNPEILCHRDFSRKSRILIESAVTVTSFLKQLQVLIGEALHSHLPCLTSINNHSIISELEAMTHSPCDVRLSTSHGLNLIELVSKNIRVRLQRDARCSDTWKIVSSDLAQLQGCELVVGATMSLHDAGNKLDKQVESLENVWEHLKDIDRNCWVIDPLIPMPHHVYRRIKINSSLSILININPLQPTSLPAIKILGSDSEVAKYREIVSGNFELWDPSNSLSENLRILLNLEEFPQATLTKDEKQCDSGLFNDEECCICFSLELNDNELPEKWLQAIPGNQVVFNQLHGACPHCGQNISCPVE, encoded by the exons ATGGATCCGCACGAATGTTCGGAAATAATTAGCCGGCATCCTGAGTTAATACTGGTTTCAAACAATCCAGTAACGTGGGAGGGAATGTTAAGCGTCACTGTGAATGCAGCTGAGAAAAGTAAAGTTAGGATCAAACTGACCCTACCAAATTTCCCCGCATTGAATGGGGCTACTCTTAGCTTTGGAAAGAATCCAGAAATTTTATGCCACAGGGATTTCAGCAGGAAATCAAGAATACTGATAGAAAGTGCAGTTACAGTTACTTCATTCTTAAAACAGCTGCAAGTATTGATT GGAGAAGCCTTGCACAGTCACCTTCCTTGTCTGACAAGCATCAACAACCACTCAATTATCTCTGAACTAGAAGCCATGACACATTCCCCGTGC GACGTAAGGCTTTCAACGAGTCATGGATTAAATCTCATTGAATTAGtatcaaaaaatattagagTCAGGTTACAACGTGATGCGAGATGTTCAGATACTTGGAAAATCGTTTCTAGTGATCTGGCACAGTTACAAGGATGCGAACTTGTTGTTGGCGCAACAATGAGCTTGCATGACGCAGGAAATAAACTTGATAAGCAAGTAGAATCATTGGAAAATGTTTGGGaacatttgaaagatattgACAG AAATTGTTGGGTAATCGATCCGCTTATACCAATGCCTCATCATGTCtatcgaagaataaaaattaactcatCTTTATCCATTCTGATAAACATTAATCCACTCCAGCCAACCAGTCTTCCAGCTATTAAAATATTGGGTAGTGATTCAGAAGTAGCAAAGTACAGAGAAATAGTGTCAGGAAATTTTGAG ttaTGGGATCCGAGCAACAGTCTATCTGAAAATTTACGGATTCTATTAAATTTGGAAGAATTTCCTCAGGCAACACTGACAAAAGATGAGAAGCAATGCGACAGTGGTCTCTTCAATGATGAGGAATGCTGCATTTGTTTTTCACTAGAACTGAATGACAATGAATTACCTGAGAAA TGGCTACAAGCAATACCTGGCAATCAAGTGGTATTCAATCAACTGCATGGCGCTTGCCCACATTGCGGGCAAAACATATCGTGTCCTGTAGAATAG
- the LOC124302712 gene encoding E3 ubiquitin-protein ligase FANCL isoform X3: MPQGFQQEIKNTDRKCSYSYFILKTAGEALHSHLPCLTSINNHSIISELEAMTHSPCDVRLSTSHGLNLIELVSKNIRVRLQRDARCSDTWKIVSSDLAQLQGCELVVGATMSLHDAGNKLDKQVESLENVWEHLKDIDRNCWVIDPLIPMPHHVYRRIKINSSLSILININPLQPTSLPAIKILGSDSEVAKYREIVSGNFELWDPSNSLSENLRILLNLEEFPQATLTKDEKQCDSGLFNDEECCICFSLELNDNELPEKVCNNNTCGKQFHTACLLQWLQAIPGNQVVFNQLHGACPHCGQNISCPVE; this comes from the exons ATGCCACAGGGATTTCAGCAGGAAATCAAGAATACTGATAGAAAGTGCAGTTACAGTTACTTCATTCTTAAAACAGCT GGAGAAGCCTTGCACAGTCACCTTCCTTGTCTGACAAGCATCAACAACCACTCAATTATCTCTGAACTAGAAGCCATGACACATTCCCCGTGC GACGTAAGGCTTTCAACGAGTCATGGATTAAATCTCATTGAATTAGtatcaaaaaatattagagTCAGGTTACAACGTGATGCGAGATGTTCAGATACTTGGAAAATCGTTTCTAGTGATCTGGCACAGTTACAAGGATGCGAACTTGTTGTTGGCGCAACAATGAGCTTGCATGACGCAGGAAATAAACTTGATAAGCAAGTAGAATCATTGGAAAATGTTTGGGaacatttgaaagatattgACAG AAATTGTTGGGTAATCGATCCGCTTATACCAATGCCTCATCATGTCtatcgaagaataaaaattaactcatCTTTATCCATTCTGATAAACATTAATCCACTCCAGCCAACCAGTCTTCCAGCTATTAAAATATTGGGTAGTGATTCAGAAGTAGCAAAGTACAGAGAAATAGTGTCAGGAAATTTTGAG ttaTGGGATCCGAGCAACAGTCTATCTGAAAATTTACGGATTCTATTAAATTTGGAAGAATTTCCTCAGGCAACACTGACAAAAGATGAGAAGCAATGCGACAGTGGTCTCTTCAATGATGAGGAATGCTGCATTTGTTTTTCACTAGAACTGAATGACAATGAATTACCTGAGAAAGTATGCAACAATAATACGTGTGGGAAGCAGTTTCATACAGCGTGCCTATTGCAG TGGCTACAAGCAATACCTGGCAATCAAGTGGTATTCAATCAACTGCATGGCGCTTGCCCACATTGCGGGCAAAACATATCGTGTCCTGTAGAATAG
- the LOC124302715 gene encoding zinc transporter ZIP9, which translates to MEQSTVLWMLALVMLFGSYLAGSLPLVVNLSEDKLQLVSVLGAGLLVGTALAVIIPEGVRALFNAGGNEAHQHGSGDLHSLIGITLVLGFIFMLLVDQCSTRNNGEGGKPTEKSLTATLGLVVHSAADGVALGAAATTSQADVEMIVFLAIMLHKAPAAFGLVSFLLHEGVDRKRIRKHLLVFSLAAPCLALITFFGIGKEGKETLSSVNATGLAMLFSAGTFLYVATVHVLPELMVRGSSTHSHLPTTEGGSVPVGGLKSKELLALVVGSLLPALITTGHHH; encoded by the exons ATGGAGCAAAGTACGGTTCTCTGGATGCTCGCACTGGTAATGTTATTCGGTTCATATTTGGCCGGATCTTTACCTCTAGTTGTCAACTTATCTGAG gATAAATTACAGCTTGTCTCAGTTTTGGGAGCAGGCCTACTTGTCGGAACAGCTTTAGCTGTTATTATTCCAGAAGGTGTGCGAGCTTTATTCAATGCTGGAGGTAACGAAGCCCATCAGCATGGCAGCG GTGACCTCCACAGCCTCATAGGTATAACACTGGTACTAGGTTTTATATTCATGCTATTAGTGGATCAGTGTTCAACCAGAAATAATGGAGAAGGTGGTAAACCTACAGAAAAAAGCCTTACGGCTACATTAGGCCTAGTAGTTCATTCCGCAGCCGATGGTGTTGCATTAGGAGCTGCTGCTACCACGTCACAAGCTGATGTCGAGATGATCGTCTTTCTAGCTATTATGTTGCACAAG GCACCAGCAGCTTTCGGACTTGTGTCTTTTCTATTACATGAAGGCGTGGATAGGAAAAGGATACGAAAGCATCTGCTAGTATTTTCTTTGGCAGCTCCTTGTCTTGCTCTAATTACCTTCTTTGGCATTGGAAAG GAGGGCAAAGAAACCTTAAGCAGTGTTAACGCGACAGGCTTAGCAATGTTGTTCAGTGCAGGGACATTCCTTTATGTAGCTACTGTTCACGTTTTGCCAGAATTAATGGTGAGAGGAAGTTCTACCCATTCGCATTTACCAACTACAGAGGGTGGATCAGTCCCAGTGGGAGGACTCAAATCCAAAGAATTATTGGCTCTAGTAGTTGGCTCATTATTACCAGCTTTGATTACAACCGGACACCATCACTGA
- the LOC124302710 gene encoding proton-coupled folate transporter-like, protein MADTEIVGPAVKGHRRFFVLGPPVTLLMFSNALTGTVLTDLIVYRACLFSPNTNHTECSILRTNASSSEAIDVEAQVEAHVSMIVLAKSLIESVLPAILSLFLGPWSDRAGRRPLFLSGFAGFTIFYISLTFMCNWNMNPWYFLIPSVPASALGGLGAVIIASMCHIADTSAEKDRTMLLAWLQASVYTGVLFGIFTGPLIFKTSGYTAVFSTAAICCMLALLYIYFFVQETVQDTSKESIRGLFKISSVQELVSSAVEKRDGFFRPVVWLAICILALSIMVLEGEVSISFLFTRERLGWDVQRYSYFSGTAVLLSIPCMIVGVSLFSRILDFPDSLITGIALTSCLGGALTKAFATEGWHMYLSSFIGFFNGATGPVMRSTISKSVPAKDIGKVFSLTSSLETLSPLAGAPLYTLIYSHYLPPIYPSPVFLLSASFFTLLLFLTLCLAVVNRNYRNVNFAPLVEEE, encoded by the exons ATGGCGGACACAGAAATTGTGGGTCCTGCCGTAAAAGGGCATCGCCGGTTTTTCGTATTGGGACCTCCAGTGACATTACTAATGTTCTCAAATGCATTGacag GTACAGTCCTGACGGACTTAATAGTGTATCGGGCGTGTCTATTTTCACCAAATACAAATCACACGGAGTGCAGTATTCTTCGCACAAATGCCAGTAGTTCTGAAGCAATAGATGTAGAGGCCCAAGTGGAAGCTCATGTAAGCATGATTGTGTTGGCAAAGTCTTTGATCGAAAGTGTGCTACCAGCAATACTTTCTCTATTCCTTGGTCCTTGGAGTGATCGAGCTGGAAGGAGGCCGCTTTTTCTATCCGGGTTTGCGG GTTTTACCATATTCTACATATCACTCACTTTCATGTGTAATTGGAACATGAATCCTTGGTATTTCTTGATTCCTTCGGTACCGGCATCTGCTTTGGGTGGATTAGGTGCCGTGATAATAGCATCGATGTGTCATATCGCTGACACTTCTGCAGAAAAAGACAGAACTATGCTCTTGGCTTGGCTGCAAGCCTCAGTTTATACTGGAGTTTTATTTGGCATCTTTACTGGACCTCTGATTTTTAAAACCAGTGGTTATACTGCTGTATTTAGTACAGCGGCAATCTGCTGTATGCTGGCACTACTTTACATTTACTTTTTTGTCCAAGAAACAGTACAAGATACCTCTAAG GAATCGATACGTGGACTGTTCAAAATCTCGTCAGTTCAAGAGCTTGTTTCAAGCGCTGTCGAGAAGCGAGATGGCTTTTTTCGACCGGTCGTCTGGCTTGCAATTTGCATTCTTGCCCTGTCCATAATGGTTCTTGAAGGGGAAGTCAGCATAAGTTTTCTCTTTACAAGAGAGCGACTGGGCTGGGATGTTCAACGTTATTCCTATTTTAGTGGGACAGCTGTTCTTTTGAGTATCCCATGTATGATTGTCGGCGTCTCGTTGTTCAGTCGTATTTTAG attttccaGATAGTTTAATAACTGGTATAGCACTCACATCATGCCTGGGTGGTGCACTTACAAAAGCCTTTGCAACAGAAGGTTGGCACATGTATCTCTCGTCGTTTATTGGATTTTTTAATGGAGCAACAGGACCAGTTATGCGATCTACCATATCAAAGTCTGTACCTGCTAAAGATATTG GTAAAGTATTTTCTCTTACCTCGTCGCTGGAAACATTGAGTCCGTTGGCCGGAGCTCCACTGTACACGctaatttattctcattatttaCCACCGATTTATCCATCAcctgtttttcttctttcggcTAGTTTTTTCACACTACTGCTATTCCTGACATTGTGTTTAGCAGTAGTGAACCGAAATTATCGCAATGTAAATTTTGCGCCCTTGGTTGAGGAGGAGTAA
- the LOC124302712 gene encoding uncharacterized protein LOC124302712 isoform X1 has translation MDPHECSEIISRHPELILVSNNPVTWEGMLSVTVNAAEKSKVRIKLTLPNFPALNGATLSFGKNPEILCHRDFSRKSRILIESAVTVTSFLKQLQVLIGEALHSHLPCLTSINNHSIISELEAMTHSPCDVRLSTSHGLNLIELVSKNIRVRLQRDARCSDTWKIVSSDLAQLQGCELVVGATMSLHDAGNKLDKQVESLENVWEHLKDIDRNCWVIDPLIPMPHHVYRRIKINSSLSILININPLQPTSLPAIKILGSDSEVAKYREIVSGNFELWDPSNSLSENLRILLNLEEFPQATLTKDEKQCDSGLFNDEECCICFSLELNDNELPEKVCNNNTCGKQFHTACLLQWLQAIPGNQVVFNQLHGACPHCGQNISCPVE, from the exons ATGGATCCGCACGAATGTTCGGAAATAATTAGCCGGCATCCTGAGTTAATACTGGTTTCAAACAATCCAGTAACGTGGGAGGGAATGTTAAGCGTCACTGTGAATGCAGCTGAGAAAAGTAAAGTTAGGATCAAACTGACCCTACCAAATTTCCCCGCATTGAATGGGGCTACTCTTAGCTTTGGAAAGAATCCAGAAATTTTATGCCACAGGGATTTCAGCAGGAAATCAAGAATACTGATAGAAAGTGCAGTTACAGTTACTTCATTCTTAAAACAGCTGCAAGTATTGATT GGAGAAGCCTTGCACAGTCACCTTCCTTGTCTGACAAGCATCAACAACCACTCAATTATCTCTGAACTAGAAGCCATGACACATTCCCCGTGC GACGTAAGGCTTTCAACGAGTCATGGATTAAATCTCATTGAATTAGtatcaaaaaatattagagTCAGGTTACAACGTGATGCGAGATGTTCAGATACTTGGAAAATCGTTTCTAGTGATCTGGCACAGTTACAAGGATGCGAACTTGTTGTTGGCGCAACAATGAGCTTGCATGACGCAGGAAATAAACTTGATAAGCAAGTAGAATCATTGGAAAATGTTTGGGaacatttgaaagatattgACAG AAATTGTTGGGTAATCGATCCGCTTATACCAATGCCTCATCATGTCtatcgaagaataaaaattaactcatCTTTATCCATTCTGATAAACATTAATCCACTCCAGCCAACCAGTCTTCCAGCTATTAAAATATTGGGTAGTGATTCAGAAGTAGCAAAGTACAGAGAAATAGTGTCAGGAAATTTTGAG ttaTGGGATCCGAGCAACAGTCTATCTGAAAATTTACGGATTCTATTAAATTTGGAAGAATTTCCTCAGGCAACACTGACAAAAGATGAGAAGCAATGCGACAGTGGTCTCTTCAATGATGAGGAATGCTGCATTTGTTTTTCACTAGAACTGAATGACAATGAATTACCTGAGAAAGTATGCAACAATAATACGTGTGGGAAGCAGTTTCATACAGCGTGCCTATTGCAG TGGCTACAAGCAATACCTGGCAATCAAGTGGTATTCAATCAACTGCATGGCGCTTGCCCACATTGCGGGCAAAACATATCGTGTCCTGTAGAATAG
- the LOC124302711 gene encoding transcriptional repressor protein YY1-like isoform X2, producing the protein MASAEINMASSDIITEVEIQPDIQEVEIETIPVEIPCETVETTIEGEDGQPMIALQSLPEPGREEIILQTQEEIVGGDPLSVYDQIPVPDNDIYVESSPGPSRKGPKKARKGGNSRFRAPDHTIFGDMGTETKARKWEQKQVQIKTLEGEFSVTMWASGTDDDEGSNPEPDPDYTEYMTGKSVAKFNHSGSSVSDGMPGLDLSDPKQLAEFARPGHKLKVRKPPSIDGVERTIACPHKGCTKMFRDNSAMRKHLHTHGPRVHVCAECGKAFVESSKLKRHQLVHTGEKPFQCTFEGCGKRFSLDFNLRTHVRIHTGDRPYVCPFDGCSKKFAQSTNLKSHILTHAKAKSRNAIGRQVSQIQLQQPQFVQVEVADVDNQQFIVYAD; encoded by the exons ATGGCGTCAGCGGAGATTAATATGGCGTCCTCAGACATAATAACCGAAGTGGAGATTCAACCAGATATCCAGGAAGTCGAAATCGAGACTATACCAGTGGAAATACCCTGTGAAACTGTAGAAACGACGATCGAAGGGGAGGATGGGCAGCCCATGATCGCATTGCAGTCTCTGCCTGAGCCAGGGCGTGAAGAAATCATATTGCAAACGCAAGAAGAAATAGTTGGTGGAGACCCACTGAGCGTTTACGATCAAATACCAGTGCCAGACAACGATATTTATGTTGAATCAAGCCCGGGACCTTCCAGGAAAGGTCCCAAAAAAGCGCGTAAGGGCGGTAATTCCAGATTTAGAGCCCCGGATCACACAATATTTGGAGACATGGGGACGGAGACGAAGGCTAGGAAGTGGGAGCAGAAACAGGTGCAGATTAAAACACTGGAAGGCGAGTTCTCCGTTACGATGTGGGCATCGGGAACCGATGACG ATGAGGGTTCCAACCCAGAGCCCGATCCAGACTACACAGAATACATGACTGGCAAGTCTGTGGCAAAATTCAACCACTCTGGTAGTTCGGTTTCTGACGGTATGCCAGGTCTTGATCTTTCTGATCCGAAACAATTGGCAGAATTCGCACGCCCAGGCCACAAATTAAAAGTACGCAAGCCGCCCAGCATAGATGGAGTCGAACGTACTATCGCCTGCCCACACAAAGGATGTACGAAGATGTTTCGTGACAATAGCGCGATGCGCAAACACCTTCACACCCATGGCCCCAGGGTACATGTATGCGCTGAGTGCGGGAAGGCCTTTGTTGAGAGCTCCAAGTTGAAGAGACACCAACTTGTCCACACTGGGGAAAAGCCTTTTCAATGTACCTTCGAAGGATGTGGAAAACGCTTCAGTTTGGACTTTAACCTACGAACTCATGTTAGAATTCACACAGGAGATCGACCTTACGTTTGCCCTTTCGACGGATGTAGCAAAAAATTTGCTCAATCTACGAACTTAAAATCTCACATACTGACTCATGCAAAGGCTAA atctCGCAATGCTATCGGTAGACAGGTATCACAGATTCAATTACAGCAACCACAATTTGTTCAGGTGGAAGTCGCTGATGTAGATAACCAACAGTTCATCGTGTATGCTGATTAG